A portion of the Glycine max cultivar Williams 82 chromosome 10, Glycine_max_v4.0, whole genome shotgun sequence genome contains these proteins:
- the LOC100789652 gene encoding F-box protein At5g52880-like isoform 2 (isoform 2 is encoded by transcript variant 2) — MECCTYQKCYLGPLRMCRSSFIRIQTQSAVSAVHFLLQSVEAALPKQKKNVAVTEFKHAMVAHKRRCKAHQVEKGSLPLPQDILVLIFSFLDMKSLVSVGLVCRSWNIAANDNHLWEMQYVALFGGRAKLVEGKNNRLLLEPIDTRIITDWKEAVKGAYTGALSRILTTSRGYCGHCKSVVWLNNSKCPNVHSGISEIQDIKPVTAFQAVEYVLEDSLSVTSSSDSDSDSEGGTVSRLWAYPKHIRK; from the exons ATGGAGTGTTGCACATATCAGAAATGCTATCTGGGTCCCCTAAGAATGTGTAGATCATCGTTCATCAG AATACAGACTCAGAGTGCTGTTTCAGCAGTCCACTTCCTCCTTCAGAGTGTAGAAGCAGCACTaccaaagcaaaaaaagaatgtGGCTGTAACAGAATTTAAGCATGCAATGGTTGCTCATAAGAGGCGCTGTAAAGCTCACCAGGTAGAGAAAG GTTCATTGCCATTGCCACAAGATATTCTTGTGCTCATTTTCAGTTTTCTTGATATGAAATCTTTAGTCTCAGTGGGGCTTGTCTGCCG GTCATGGAATATAGCTGCAAATGATAACCATCTGTGGGAGATGCAGTATGTTGCACTGTTTGGTGGTCGTGCTAAACTGGTTGAAGGCAAGAACAATAGGCTTTTGCTGGAACCCATAGATACTAGAATCATTACTGATTGGAAAGAAGCTGTTAAAGGAGCATATACTG GAGCATTATCCAGGATATTAACAACCAGTCGGGGATATTGTGGACACTGCAAATCAGTAGTTTGGTTAAATAACTCAAAATGCCCCAATGTACACTCTGGAATATCTGAAATTCAAGATATTAAGCCTGTAACAGCATTCCAG GCTGTGGAATATGTTCTAGAGGATTCTCTATCAGTAACATCTTCCTCAGACAGTGATAGTGATTCGGAAGGAGGAACAGTTTCTAGGTTATGGGCATATCCCAAgcatataagaaaataa
- the LOC121172906 gene encoding peroxisomal biogenesis factor 6 isoform X2 — protein sequence MEQKHVLLSALSVGVGLGVGLGLSTGQAVQKWVGGSCESDEISGDQIVLELNNRVIDGKNSEVTFDKFPYYLSERIRFVLTSTGYVYLKQDFSKHLRNLHPASRAILLSGPAEPYQQNLARALAHYFKSKLLLLDITDFLLEMQRKYGCPRKEPCFQRSISEVTLERVSGLFGSLSVLPSTGRTRGTLHRQSSEIENSSNPPKLRRNASTACDTISTSQYAPLKCTSGFCFDEKLFVQSLYKVLVSISETSSVILYIKDVEKLFVRSTRLHNLFQKLIKKLSGSVLILGSQIIDSEDDCTEIDEKLSMLFPYNIEIKPPQEDAHLASWRTKLIKDKEKSLFQDSRNHIAEVLAANDVDCDDLEKVNHADTMLLSNCIEEIVASAISHHLMETKHPEYRNRKLVISHKSLSHVLNIFQESESNLENKDSNKEDALATKKDGDNEFEKRMRAEVVPANEIGVTFEDIGALDDIKELLEDVVMLPLRRPDLFKGGLLKPYKGILLFGPPGTGKTMLAKAIANEAGASFINVSISNITSKWFGEDEKNVRALFSLAAKVAPTIIFIDEVDSMLGKRTKYGEHEAMRKIKNEFMAHWDGILTKPGERILVLAATNRPFDLDEAIIRRFERRIMVGLPSAENREMILKTLLAKEKYEHIDFNELSTITEGYTGSDLKNLCTAAAYRPVREVLQQERLKEKEKKKTEAEVQRSEDASDAKGDKEDGVITSRCLNIQEKKKTEAEVQSSENASDAKGDKDHQVITLRPLNMEDMRLAKSQVAASFAAEGSIMSELKEWNELFGEGGSRKKQQLTYFL from the exons ATGGAACAGAAACACGTGTTGTTGTCAGCATTGAGTGTTGGGGTTGGGTTGGGTGTGGGACTTGGATTGAGCACAGGACAAGCTGTTCAAAAATGGGTTGGAGGGAGTTGTGAGTCTGATGAGATTTCTGGGGATCAAATTGTGTTGGAGCTCAACAACAGAGTCATTGATGGGAAGAACAGCGAAGTCACATTTGATAAATTTCCTTATTACTTAAG TGAAAGAATCCGATTTGTGTTAACAAGCACTGGATATGTTTATTTAAAACAAGACTTTTCCAAGCACTTGAGGAACCTTCATCCAGCAAGTAGAGCTATTTTGCTTTCTGGACCTGCAG AACCTTATCAGCAAAATCTTGCCCGAGCTTTAGCACATTACTTCAAATCAAAGTTACTGTTGCTAGACATTACTGACTTCTTGTTGGAG ATGCAGAGGAAATATGGATGTCCCAGAAAAGAACCA TGTTTTCAAAGGTCCATATCTGAGGTGACTTTGGAGAGAGTGTCTGGTCTGTTTGGTTCCTTGTCAGTCCTTCCTTCAACAGGCAGAACTAGAG GTACACTACATCGACAGAGTAGTGAAATTGAAAATTCCAGCAATCCTCCAAAGCTTCGCAGGAATGCCTCTACTGCATGTGATACGATTAGCACTTCCCAATATG CTCCTTTGAAGTGCACAAGCGGCTTCTGTTTTGATGAAAAGCTCTTCGTGCAGTCACTTTATAAG GTCTTGGTTTCTATCTCAGAAACCAGTTctgttattttatatatcaaGGATGTTGAGAAGCTCTTTGTTCGATCAACAAGGCTACACAATTTGTTCCAAAAGTTAATAAAGAAACTTTCAGGATCAGTGTTAATACTCGGTTCCCAGATCATTGATTCTGAAGATGATTGTACAGAAATTGATGAAAAGCTTAGTATGTTATTCCCTTACAACATTGAGATCAAACCACCTCAAGAAGACGCCCATCTTGCAAGCTGGAGAACGAAACTGATAAAGGACAAGGAAAAAAGTCTGTTTCAAGATAGCAGGAACCATATTGCTGAAGTACTTGCAGCAAATGATGTTGATTGTGATGACTTGGAAAAAGTAAACCATGCTGATACTATGCTACTCAGTAATTGCATTGAAGAGATTGTAGCGTCTGCAATTTCTCACCACCTGATGGAGACTAAACATCCAGAATACCGAAATAGAAAATTAGTTATATCACACAAGAG TTTGTCCCATGTATTGAATATTTTCCAGGAAAGTGAAAGTAATCTGGAGAATAAAGATTCAAACAAG GAGGATGCTCTTGCAACAAAGAAAGATGGCGACAATGAGTTTGAGAAGCGCATGAGAGCAGAGGTTGTGCCTGCAAATGAGATAGGGGTTACATTTGAAGATATTGGTGCATTGGATGATATTAAAGAATTACTTGAAGATGTGGTCATGCTTCCCCTCAGAAGACCAGACTTATTCAAAGGTGGGCTTCTGAAGCCTTATAAAGGAATATTGCTTTTTGGGCCTCCTGGTACAGGAAAAACAATGCTTGCAAAGGCAATTGCAAATGAAGCTGGAGCAAGCTTCATCAATGTCTCAATCTCTAACATCACTTCAAAATGGTTTGgggaagatgaaaaaaatgtccGTGCTCTGTTTTCACTAGCAGCAAAGGTTGCTccaactattatttttattgatgagGTTGATAGCATGCTTGGAAAGCGGACTAAATATGGAGAGCATGAGGCAATgagaaagattaaaaatgaattcaTGGCCCACTGGGATGGAATATTGACAAAACCTGGTGAGCGAATTCTGGTTCTTGCTGCAACCAACAGGCCATTTGACCTTGATGAAGCAATTATAAGACGGTTTGAGCGCAG GATCATGGTTGGTCTTCCATCTGCTGAGAACAGGGAAATGATCTTGAAAACTCTCCTAGCTAAGGAAAAATATGAACATATAGACTTTAATGAGCTTTCAACCATTACAGAAGGATATACTGGAAGTGATCTTAAG AATTTGTGCACTGCTGCTGCTTATCGACCTGTTAGAGAGGTACTTCAACAGGAGAGGTTGAAGGAAAAG gaaaagaagaaaacagaagCAGAAGTTCAAAGATCAGAAGATGCTTCTGATGCTAAAGGAGATAAAGAAGATGGAGTGATTACTTCAAGGTGTTTAAACATTCAG gaaaagaagaaaactgAGGCAGAAGTTCAAAGCTCAGAAAATGCTTCTGATGCAAAAGGTGATAAAGATCACCAAGTGATTACTTTGAGGCCTTTAAACATGGAAGACATGAGACTGGCAAAGAGTCAG GTGGCTGCAAGTTTTGCTGCAGAAGGATCAATAATGAGTGAGCTGAAGGAGTGGAATGAATTGTTTGGAGAAGGAGGTTCAAGGAAGAAGCAGCAGCTTACTTATTTCCTTTAG
- the LOC121172906 gene encoding peroxisomal biogenesis factor 6 isoform X1, translating to MEQKHVLLSALSVGVGLGVGLGLSTGQAVQKWVGGSCESDEISGDQIVLELNNRVIDGKNSEVTFDKFPYYLSERIRFVLTSTGYVYLKQDFSKHLRNLHPASRAILLSGPAEPYQQNLARALAHYFKSKLLLLDITDFLLEMQRKYGCPRKEPCFQRSISEVTLERVSGLFGSLSVLPSTGRTRGTLHRQSSEIENSSNPPKLRRNASTACDTISTSQYGPSDSAPLKCTSGFCFDEKLFVQSLYKVLVSISETSSVILYIKDVEKLFVRSTRLHNLFQKLIKKLSGSVLILGSQIIDSEDDCTEIDEKLSMLFPYNIEIKPPQEDAHLASWRTKLIKDKEKSLFQDSRNHIAEVLAANDVDCDDLEKVNHADTMLLSNCIEEIVASAISHHLMETKHPEYRNRKLVISHKSLSHVLNIFQESESNLENKDSNKEDALATKKDGDNEFEKRMRAEVVPANEIGVTFEDIGALDDIKELLEDVVMLPLRRPDLFKGGLLKPYKGILLFGPPGTGKTMLAKAIANEAGASFINVSISNITSKWFGEDEKNVRALFSLAAKVAPTIIFIDEVDSMLGKRTKYGEHEAMRKIKNEFMAHWDGILTKPGERILVLAATNRPFDLDEAIIRRFERRIMVGLPSAENREMILKTLLAKEKYEHIDFNELSTITEGYTGSDLKNLCTAAAYRPVREVLQQERLKEKEKKKTEAEVQRSEDASDAKGDKEDGVITSRCLNIQEKKKTEAEVQSSENASDAKGDKDHQVITLRPLNMEDMRLAKSQVAASFAAEGSIMSELKEWNELFGEGGSRKKQQLTYFL from the exons ATGGAACAGAAACACGTGTTGTTGTCAGCATTGAGTGTTGGGGTTGGGTTGGGTGTGGGACTTGGATTGAGCACAGGACAAGCTGTTCAAAAATGGGTTGGAGGGAGTTGTGAGTCTGATGAGATTTCTGGGGATCAAATTGTGTTGGAGCTCAACAACAGAGTCATTGATGGGAAGAACAGCGAAGTCACATTTGATAAATTTCCTTATTACTTAAG TGAAAGAATCCGATTTGTGTTAACAAGCACTGGATATGTTTATTTAAAACAAGACTTTTCCAAGCACTTGAGGAACCTTCATCCAGCAAGTAGAGCTATTTTGCTTTCTGGACCTGCAG AACCTTATCAGCAAAATCTTGCCCGAGCTTTAGCACATTACTTCAAATCAAAGTTACTGTTGCTAGACATTACTGACTTCTTGTTGGAG ATGCAGAGGAAATATGGATGTCCCAGAAAAGAACCA TGTTTTCAAAGGTCCATATCTGAGGTGACTTTGGAGAGAGTGTCTGGTCTGTTTGGTTCCTTGTCAGTCCTTCCTTCAACAGGCAGAACTAGAG GTACACTACATCGACAGAGTAGTGAAATTGAAAATTCCAGCAATCCTCCAAAGCTTCGCAGGAATGCCTCTACTGCATGTGATACGATTAGCACTTCCCAATATGGTCCGTCAGATTCAG CTCCTTTGAAGTGCACAAGCGGCTTCTGTTTTGATGAAAAGCTCTTCGTGCAGTCACTTTATAAG GTCTTGGTTTCTATCTCAGAAACCAGTTctgttattttatatatcaaGGATGTTGAGAAGCTCTTTGTTCGATCAACAAGGCTACACAATTTGTTCCAAAAGTTAATAAAGAAACTTTCAGGATCAGTGTTAATACTCGGTTCCCAGATCATTGATTCTGAAGATGATTGTACAGAAATTGATGAAAAGCTTAGTATGTTATTCCCTTACAACATTGAGATCAAACCACCTCAAGAAGACGCCCATCTTGCAAGCTGGAGAACGAAACTGATAAAGGACAAGGAAAAAAGTCTGTTTCAAGATAGCAGGAACCATATTGCTGAAGTACTTGCAGCAAATGATGTTGATTGTGATGACTTGGAAAAAGTAAACCATGCTGATACTATGCTACTCAGTAATTGCATTGAAGAGATTGTAGCGTCTGCAATTTCTCACCACCTGATGGAGACTAAACATCCAGAATACCGAAATAGAAAATTAGTTATATCACACAAGAG TTTGTCCCATGTATTGAATATTTTCCAGGAAAGTGAAAGTAATCTGGAGAATAAAGATTCAAACAAG GAGGATGCTCTTGCAACAAAGAAAGATGGCGACAATGAGTTTGAGAAGCGCATGAGAGCAGAGGTTGTGCCTGCAAATGAGATAGGGGTTACATTTGAAGATATTGGTGCATTGGATGATATTAAAGAATTACTTGAAGATGTGGTCATGCTTCCCCTCAGAAGACCAGACTTATTCAAAGGTGGGCTTCTGAAGCCTTATAAAGGAATATTGCTTTTTGGGCCTCCTGGTACAGGAAAAACAATGCTTGCAAAGGCAATTGCAAATGAAGCTGGAGCAAGCTTCATCAATGTCTCAATCTCTAACATCACTTCAAAATGGTTTGgggaagatgaaaaaaatgtccGTGCTCTGTTTTCACTAGCAGCAAAGGTTGCTccaactattatttttattgatgagGTTGATAGCATGCTTGGAAAGCGGACTAAATATGGAGAGCATGAGGCAATgagaaagattaaaaatgaattcaTGGCCCACTGGGATGGAATATTGACAAAACCTGGTGAGCGAATTCTGGTTCTTGCTGCAACCAACAGGCCATTTGACCTTGATGAAGCAATTATAAGACGGTTTGAGCGCAG GATCATGGTTGGTCTTCCATCTGCTGAGAACAGGGAAATGATCTTGAAAACTCTCCTAGCTAAGGAAAAATATGAACATATAGACTTTAATGAGCTTTCAACCATTACAGAAGGATATACTGGAAGTGATCTTAAG AATTTGTGCACTGCTGCTGCTTATCGACCTGTTAGAGAGGTACTTCAACAGGAGAGGTTGAAGGAAAAG gaaaagaagaaaacagaagCAGAAGTTCAAAGATCAGAAGATGCTTCTGATGCTAAAGGAGATAAAGAAGATGGAGTGATTACTTCAAGGTGTTTAAACATTCAG gaaaagaagaaaactgAGGCAGAAGTTCAAAGCTCAGAAAATGCTTCTGATGCAAAAGGTGATAAAGATCACCAAGTGATTACTTTGAGGCCTTTAAACATGGAAGACATGAGACTGGCAAAGAGTCAG GTGGCTGCAAGTTTTGCTGCAGAAGGATCAATAATGAGTGAGCTGAAGGAGTGGAATGAATTGTTTGGAGAAGGAGGTTCAAGGAAGAAGCAGCAGCTTACTTATTTCCTTTAG
- the LOC100789652 gene encoding F-box protein At5g52880-like isoform 1 (isoform 1 is encoded by transcript variant 1): MTNPLERYQKLGLSESLPKTYRYPIACRELSFILREAFHQFPKNLQSIVFQDTLSAFRLLPEIQTQSAVSAVHFLLQSVEAALPKQKKNVAVTEFKHAMVAHKRRCKAHQVEKGSLPLPQDILVLIFSFLDMKSLVSVGLVCRSWNIAANDNHLWEMQYVALFGGRAKLVEGKNNRLLLEPIDTRIITDWKEAVKGAYTGALSRILTTSRGYCGHCKSVVWLNNSKCPNVHSGISEIQDIKPVTAFQAVEYVLEDSLSVTSSSDSDSDSEGGTVSRLWAYPKHIRK; the protein is encoded by the exons ATGACAAACCCATTAGAGAGATACCAAAAacttgggctaagcgagtctcTACCGAAAACCTACAGATACCCAATTGCGTGCAGAGAGCTAAGCTTTATTCTGAGGGAAGCTTTTCATCAATTCCCCAAAAATTTGCAATCCATCGTCTTCCAAGACACCCTCTCCGCCTTCCGTCTCCTCCCAGA AATACAGACTCAGAGTGCTGTTTCAGCAGTCCACTTCCTCCTTCAGAGTGTAGAAGCAGCACTaccaaagcaaaaaaagaatgtGGCTGTAACAGAATTTAAGCATGCAATGGTTGCTCATAAGAGGCGCTGTAAAGCTCACCAGGTAGAGAAAG GTTCATTGCCATTGCCACAAGATATTCTTGTGCTCATTTTCAGTTTTCTTGATATGAAATCTTTAGTCTCAGTGGGGCTTGTCTGCCG GTCATGGAATATAGCTGCAAATGATAACCATCTGTGGGAGATGCAGTATGTTGCACTGTTTGGTGGTCGTGCTAAACTGGTTGAAGGCAAGAACAATAGGCTTTTGCTGGAACCCATAGATACTAGAATCATTACTGATTGGAAAGAAGCTGTTAAAGGAGCATATACTG GAGCATTATCCAGGATATTAACAACCAGTCGGGGATATTGTGGACACTGCAAATCAGTAGTTTGGTTAAATAACTCAAAATGCCCCAATGTACACTCTGGAATATCTGAAATTCAAGATATTAAGCCTGTAACAGCATTCCAG GCTGTGGAATATGTTCTAGAGGATTCTCTATCAGTAACATCTTCCTCAGACAGTGATAGTGATTCGGAAGGAGGAACAGTTTCTAGGTTATGGGCATATCCCAAgcatataagaaaataa
- the LOC100790190 gene encoding reticulon-like protein B1, translating into MASGDTDSFSDKVEEKFHDHNSDSDSYSDSDDDHNNRPPPKTTVSNNVYRLFGRDQPVHKVLGGGKPADILLWRNRRSTGVVLGAGTAFWIFFELMQYHLITFICHLLIVSLAALFLWSNASVFIHKSSLHIPHVALPEECVHQVASALTIEINRAFVIVREIGTGRDLKKFLSVIAVLWVISVIGSWFNFMTLFYLFFVSLFTLPLLYEKYEDQVDALGEKAMIEIKKQYAVFDAKVLSQIPIAGFKKD; encoded by the exons ATGGCGTCAGGGGACACAGATTCCTTCAGCGATAAGGTAGAAGAGAAGTTCCACGACCACAACTCCGATTCCGATTCCTATTCCGATTCCGATGACGACCACAACAACAGGCCGCCGCCCAAGACCACCGTTTCCAACAACGTTTACCGCCTCTTCGGTCGCGATCAGCCCGTCCACAAGGTCCTCGGCGGCGGAAAAC CTGCTGATATTTTGCTATGGAGGAACAGGAGAAGCACTGGAGTCGTACTTGGTGCAGGCACTGCCTTCTGGATTTTCTTTGAGTTGATGCAATACCACCTCATAACTTTTATTTGCCATTTATTGATTGTGTCTCTCGCGGCACTTTTCTTGTGGTCCAATGCATCTGTCTTTATCCACAA GTCTTCACTGCACATCCCTCATGTAGCACTTCCTGAGGAATGCGTTCATCAGGTTGCTTCTGCTTTAACAATTGAGATTAACCGAGCCTTCGTTATTGTGCGGGAAATTGgaactgggagagatttaaagaAGTTCCTTAGC GTTATTGCTGTATTATGGGTTATCTCGGTTATTGGGAGTTGGTTCAACTTCATGACCTTGTTTTACCTAT TTTTTGTGTCACTGTTCACGTTGCCACTGCTGTATGAGAAATATGAAGACCAAGTTGATGCATTAGGAGAGAAGgcaatgattgaaatcaaaaaGCAGTATGCAGTGTTTGATGCTAAGGTTTTGAGCCAGATACCAATAGCAGGTTTTAAAAAGGATTAG